TAGGGCGGCGGCCAAGGCCTCCACGCAAGTGCGCGTCACGTTGTTGAACGGGTCCTGCTCGGTGAGCGAGTAGCCCGAGGTTTGGCAGTGCGTGCGCAAGGCCAACGACTTCGGGTTTTCGGCCCCAAACTGCTTGATGAGCTTGGCCCACAGCAAGCGACCGGCGCGCATCTTGGCAATTTCCATGAAGTGGTTCATGCCGATAGCCCAGAAGAAGGAGAGGCGCGGCGCAAACTGGTCGATGGTCATGCCCGCTTTCAAGCCCGCACGCACGTATTCCACGCCGTCGGCCAGGGTATAGGCCAGCTCCAGGTCGGCGGTGGCACCGGCTTCCTGCATGTGGTAGCCCGAGATGCTGATCGAGTTGAAGCGCGGCATCTTCTGCGAGGTGTAGGCGAAGATGTCGGCAATGATGCGCATCGATGGCTCGGGCGGGTAGATGTAGGTGTTGCGCACCATGAACTCCTTCAGAATATCGTTCTGAATGGTGCCCGACAGCTTCTCCGGCGCTACGCCCTGCTCCTCGGCCGCTACAATGTAGAAGGCCATAACCGGCAGCACCGCCCCGTTCATGGTCATCGACACCGACATCTGATCCAAGGGAATCTGGTCGAAGAGCACCTTCATGTCCTCCACCGAGTCGATGGCCACGCCAGCCTTGCCCACGTCGCCTACCACGCGCGGGTGGTCGGAGTCGTAGCCGCGGTGCGTAGCCAGGTCAAACGCCACCGAAAGGCCCTTCTGCCCACCGGCCAGGTTGCGGCGGTAAAAGGCGTTGGATTCTTCGGCCGTCGAGAAACCCGCGTACTGCCGAATGGTCCAGGGGTTTTGTACGTACATGGTGCTGTACGGCCCGCGCAGGTACGGCGCCTGGCCGGCGCCAAACCCTAGGTGGTCGAGCGAGGCCACGTCGTTGGCAGTGTAAAATGCCTTCAGCTCGATGCCTTCCGGGGTAGCGGAGGTTTTGGAGGAAGCCGGGTTGGCAGGCAGCGGAGCTGCGTTGTAAGGTATATGGGCGAAATCGGGTTTCATGGGTTTCTGGGTAACACGTGACAAGTCACGGGTAACATGTGGCAAGCGGCACGTGGCGGGTTTTGGGTGGGAGGTTGGCAGGTTAGGAGGAACAGGTCACAAATGATGCGGGGTCAATCCTAGGGTGTCGGCGGCTGCGTTTGTTCTTTTTGCTTCAACGTTTTCAGCAACCCGTTGATTAGCCCCGTTACGCGGTCCAGCGTGGCAATGGCATCGTCGGCTTGGAGCGCCGTGATGTAGCCAAGGCGTTCGGCCAGAAGTAGAATGGTGTCCAGTTCCGTAACCGAGCCGCGAGCGATAAGCAAAAACCGGCTAAACTCGGCCGAGCTATAGCGGCCAGCACCTTCGGCGATGTTCAGCGGAACAGAAGTGGCGGCACGACGGAGCTGCGAAGCCAGCTCATACCTCTCAGCCGTCGGAAACGAGTTGGCTAACGCGTACGCTACGGGCACAAAGTCAAAAGCCTGCCGCCAGCATTCTAGCCGATAATGGGGCTTATCACGCCGCATAACTCACCTGTCACGTGTTACCTGTTACTTGTCACCTATCTGCCTTGCAGTCGCGCCAACACATCCTCGGTGGTGTGGCCGTGCACGGTAAACTCCTTAAAGCCAAAGTGTTTCACGGCGTCCTGCATGGTAGCCAGGTCGGCGGTAAGCAGCAGCGGCGCTTCCAGCTCCAGCTCGGGGGCGTTTTCCTCGTCGAGCTTCATGATGAACTGCGCGAACTCGCGGAACTGCGCTTCGTTGGCGTACATCAGCGTAGCCGCATCGGGCGAGGAGAACAGCACCGACAGCGTGCCCATGGGCGGCAAATCGTTGGAGGCGGGGCGCTCATCGGGCGGCAGCAGGTTGGTGTACAAATCGTGCACAAACTGGATGGTATCGGGCCCGAGCAGCACCACCGCGGCCGATTTCTTTTGCAGCTCTTTGCGCACAAAGTGCATGGCCGTAGCCAGGCGCAGCACCTCCGAGGGGTACGCTGCCCGGGTGGTATCGAAGTGGCGGCTGCGGAGCAGTTTTTTCGGGTCGAAATCGAACTGCTCGTTGGGGTTCTGGAAGCGGTTGGTGCCCACAATCACCTGCTCGCCGGTGGCAATGCGGTGGAATTTGTCGAGGGCCAGCTTGCGGATATCCTCCAGAATGCGGCCCCGGTTCTGCAGGAACCCACCCTTGGCTTCGGTTTCCTGGAACATGGCCCACGCTTCCTGCGCCAGCTGGTCGGTAAGCGTCTCGATAAAGTAAGAGCCGGCTGCGGGGTCGGCTACGCGGTCGAGGTGGGCTTCTTCGCGCAGAATAATGGGCACGTTGCGGGCAATGCGCGCCGAAAACTCGCTGGGTGCGGCGTAAAGGCTGTCGTAGGGCGTTACCGAAACCGAGTCGGCGCCGCCCAGCACCGCGCTCATCGCCTCGGTGGTTACGCGCAGCATGTTGGTGTGGGGGTCGAGGGTGGTCTGCGTCCACGACGACGTAGCCGCATGAATGCGCAGGGCCGCGGCTACCTCGGTAGGCAAACCGTAGGCGTGCAGCAGTGTGGCCCACAGGCGGCGTAGCGCGCGCAGCTTGGCTATTTCCACAAAATAGCTCGGGCCGATGCTCACGTGCACGTGCATGGCCGAAGCCACCGTAGCCGCGTCTACGTCGAGGTCCGCCGCAACGAAATTTTCGAGGTAAGCCACCGCCAGGCCCAAAATGCAAGCCAGCTCTTGCGTGGCCGATGCGCCGCGGTTGTTGAAGAAGCTGCCGTTGAGAGCCAGGGTGTAAAAGTCGGGCAGGTGCCGCGTGAGCTGAACGCAGCGGCGCAGGCCGTGCACTTGCAGGGCGTAGTCGTCGGGCAGACTCAAGGCCCCGGGCGCATACCGCAAAAAGCCGTGGAGTTGCACCCCGGCCGTGGCCTCGAGCAGGCGCGTGGTAAACTCCTCGGGCTGGCGGCACACCGTAAAGCCTAGGTAGGCGGTGCTGAGCGGCAGGTTGGCAGCCATGTACCCCAGGTCGAAACGCTCGGGCGCATCCAGGTCGAAGTGAATGCCGTCGGCACCGCTGTGCAGGGCCTTGGCCGCAAAGTCGACGGCGGCGTGGCCGTCGTCGGTGGCCGCTACGCGCAGGGTAGGCACGTTGCGCCAGGCGTTGGGCGCCGCGTTGGGCGTGTGGCGCACCTGCGGCGTGAGCTGCTGACCTAGGGCCGCCAGGGCCTCGCGGTGGTAAAAGGGTTCGATAACCAGGCCTTCGGGCGTGTGCCACTGCAGGCTGGCCGGGTCGGCGCCCTTCAGGTCGCGCCGGATGCGCTCCTGCCAGGCTTCGGTGCTAAGCGAATCGAACTCAGTGAATGTAACGGGCGCAGAACGGGGCGTATCGGACATAAAAAGCGGGGAAACTAGCAATGGGCAACGCGGGCCAGCTTTAGCGGCGGAAAGATACCGGGTTTGGTGGCAAAAAAGCG
The sequence above is drawn from the Hymenobacter sp. YIM 151858-1 genome and encodes:
- a CDS encoding methylmalonyl-CoA mutase family protein — protein: MSDTPRSAPVTFTEFDSLSTEAWQERIRRDLKGADPASLQWHTPEGLVIEPFYHREALAALGQQLTPQVRHTPNAAPNAWRNVPTLRVAATDDGHAAVDFAAKALHSGADGIHFDLDAPERFDLGYMAANLPLSTAYLGFTVCRQPEEFTTRLLEATAGVQLHGFLRYAPGALSLPDDYALQVHGLRRCVQLTRHLPDFYTLALNGSFFNNRGASATQELACILGLAVAYLENFVAADLDVDAATVASAMHVHVSIGPSYFVEIAKLRALRRLWATLLHAYGLPTEVAAALRIHAATSSWTQTTLDPHTNMLRVTTEAMSAVLGGADSVSVTPYDSLYAAPSEFSARIARNVPIILREEAHLDRVADPAAGSYFIETLTDQLAQEAWAMFQETEAKGGFLQNRGRILEDIRKLALDKFHRIATGEQVIVGTNRFQNPNEQFDFDPKKLLRSRHFDTTRAAYPSEVLRLATAMHFVRKELQKKSAAVVLLGPDTIQFVHDLYTNLLPPDERPASNDLPPMGTLSVLFSSPDAATLMYANEAQFREFAQFIMKLDEENAPELELEAPLLLTADLATMQDAVKHFGFKEFTVHGHTTEDVLARLQGR
- a CDS encoding four helix bundle protein, producing the protein MRRDKPHYRLECWRQAFDFVPVAYALANSFPTAERYELASQLRRAATSVPLNIAEGAGRYSSAEFSRFLLIARGSVTELDTILLLAERLGYITALQADDAIATLDRVTGLINGLLKTLKQKEQTQPPTP